The proteins below are encoded in one region of Phyllopteryx taeniolatus isolate TA_2022b chromosome 11, UOR_Ptae_1.2, whole genome shotgun sequence:
- the cxcl12a gene encoding chemokine (C-X-C motif) ligand 12a (stromal cell-derived factor 1) → MDVKLLAVVAALTLLTYAPPSQAKPISLVERCYCRSTVNSLPRGYIRELRFIHTPNCPFQVIAKLKTNKEVCVNPEIRWLQQYLKNAIKKMKKSKQVN, encoded by the exons ATGGACGTCAAGTTGCTCGCAGTCGTGGCTGCGCTCACACTGCTGACATATGCGCCACCTTCGCAAG CCAAGCCCATCAGTCTGGTGGAGAGATGCTACTGTCGTTCAACAGTCAACAGCCTCCCTCGAGGATACATACGAGAGCTCCGCTTCATCCATACGCCCAACTGCCCCTTCCAAGTCAT TGCCAAGCTGAAGACAAACAAGGAGGTGTGTGTGAACCCCGAAATCCGATGGCTGCAGCAGTACCTGAAGAACGCCATCAAAAA GATGAAAAAGTCCAAGCAGGTTAACTAA